Proteins encoded in a region of the Gammaproteobacteria bacterium genome:
- a CDS encoding cytochrome b/b6 domain-containing protein, producing the protein MITPSVKWYDQPDSFGWISIALHWLTAAVIIALWFLGKSIEFQAADQLAERRSLHVTLGLVAWLLLAARIFWRLRHAHPRARGQGKRIHQVARFTHYWMLALLSIMLLSGPLLAWTLSNLPDLAGLLHRLHALSANLLALLIVIHIAGALKHLMFNDDETVARIFIPRRQITDAQHAIETSDQQETAD; encoded by the coding sequence ATGATCACACCTTCCGTCAAATGGTACGACCAGCCGGATTCTTTCGGCTGGATTTCCATCGCTCTGCACTGGCTGACCGCTGCGGTGATTATTGCCCTGTGGTTCCTGGGCAAGAGTATCGAGTTTCAGGCAGCAGATCAGTTGGCAGAACGGCGCAGCCTGCATGTGACTCTGGGCCTGGTGGCTTGGCTGTTACTGGCAGCACGAATCTTTTGGCGCCTACGCCATGCTCATCCACGCGCCAGGGGACAGGGCAAACGGATCCATCAGGTGGCGCGGTTCACCCATTACTGGATGCTGGCCCTGCTCAGCATCATGCTGCTGAGCGGTCCACTGCTGGCATGGACATTGTCTAACCTGCCAGACCTCGCCGGGCTTCTCCATCGCCTGCACGCGCTAAGTGCCAACCTGCTTGCCCTGTTGATTGTTATTCACATTGCAGGGGCTCTGAAGCACCTGATGTTCAATGACGATGAAACAGTCGCCCGCATCTTCATACCGAGGCGCCAGATAACTGACGCTCAACACGCCATCGAAACTTCAGATCAGCAAGAAACAGCTGATTGA
- a CDS encoding DUF6152 family protein, protein MVTHRLTAAITVGISLAFTVMIGPAVAHHASTPFYDPERRVEIEGTVTRFVFRNPHAFLYVDVPDANGANTEWQVELGAPVSLRRTGWTPDSLAVGTVVKVAGQASRAEGSYGIGGPVRMTRPDGSPILQGGRVQEDTPPPR, encoded by the coding sequence ATGGTCACCCACCGATTGACCGCTGCGATCACTGTCGGGATTTCCCTGGCATTCACCGTGATGATCGGCCCCGCCGTCGCACACCATGCCAGCACACCGTTTTACGATCCCGAGCGTCGTGTCGAAATCGAAGGCACGGTAACCCGGTTTGTGTTCCGCAACCCCCATGCCTTTCTGTATGTCGATGTACCCGACGCCAATGGCGCCAACACCGAATGGCAGGTGGAACTGGGCGCTCCCGTCAGCCTGAGAAGAACCGGGTGGACCCCCGACTCTTTAGCTGTCGGCACGGTCGTTAAGGTGGCCGGACAGGCTTCCCGTGCCGAAGGCTCATACGGAATTGGCGGACCAGTGCGGATGACACGCCCCGATGGCAGCCCAATTCTGCAGGGCGGACGCGTGCAGGAAGACACCCCGCCACCCCGCTAG
- a CDS encoding dienelactone hydrolase — translation MSRVVVFLLLVALSSGLPAQPNRIDLIRADAPKLAAFGEYTIGVRTEQFTDSNRVDVLNTGDGEETVYADRTLTVEIWYPASLAPGQEPGGQYLTSTRNTAIMATLTGSAVRDADPLAAGQSFPLVIISHGYPGNRYLLSHLGENLASKGYVVASIDHPESLYEDQQAFASTLYNRAPDQRFVLEQIARQAADPASYLYRLVDADRTAVVGFSMGGYGLLNNLGAGYNPAAVNLPTAPPNAILADHTTLNPDYQKNLDPRIRAGVAIAPWGMNNAMWRPADLLGIRLPVFYVAGSVDSTAGYENGTRAVFENTRKSDRYLLTFENAGHSAGAPIPVPVELLNSGEATGVSHYIDPVWDTLRMNNIMDHFITAFLDLQLKGVEERRQYLALPVNSEEGWFGFQSRATIGLKLEHLAPQE, via the coding sequence ATGAGTAGAGTAGTTGTGTTTCTGTTGTTGGTTGCTCTGTCATCCGGTCTTCCGGCGCAGCCCAACCGTATCGATCTGATTCGTGCCGACGCGCCGAAGCTTGCCGCATTTGGCGAATACACAATTGGTGTCCGCACCGAGCAGTTCACCGATTCCAATCGGGTGGATGTACTCAATACCGGCGACGGTGAGGAGACAGTGTACGCGGATCGTACCCTGACAGTCGAAATCTGGTACCCGGCCAGCCTGGCACCGGGCCAGGAGCCGGGCGGTCAGTACCTTACCTCGACCAGAAACACGGCCATCATGGCGACCTTGACCGGATCGGCCGTTCGCGATGCGGATCCTCTGGCGGCGGGGCAGTCTTTTCCACTGGTCATTATCTCTCACGGCTATCCCGGGAACCGGTATCTGCTGAGTCACCTGGGAGAAAATCTGGCGTCCAAGGGCTATGTCGTCGCCTCGATCGATCATCCCGAAAGCCTCTACGAGGACCAACAGGCGTTTGCCAGTACTTTGTATAATCGGGCGCCGGATCAGCGCTTCGTGCTGGAGCAGATCGCGCGGCAGGCAGCAGACCCGGCCAGCTACCTTTACCGGCTGGTGGACGCGGACAGAACCGCTGTTGTCGGTTTCTCGATGGGCGGTTACGGGCTGCTCAATAACCTGGGTGCCGGCTACAATCCGGCGGCAGTCAATCTGCCGACGGCCCCGCCCAATGCCATACTGGCAGACCACACGACACTGAATCCGGACTATCAGAAAAACCTGGATCCCCGCATCAGGGCCGGGGTGGCTATTGCACCCTGGGGGATGAACAATGCCATGTGGCGCCCCGCTGATCTGCTTGGTATCAGGCTGCCTGTTTTTTATGTGGCCGGAAGCGTGGATTCTACCGCCGGGTATGAGAACGGTACCCGGGCGGTATTTGAGAATACCCGCAAAAGTGATCGCTATCTGCTCACCTTTGAGAATGCCGGCCACAGCGCCGGCGCACCGATACCGGTGCCGGTGGAACTGCTTAACAGCGGCGAGGCAACTGGCGTGAGTCATTACATCGATCCGGTGTGGGACACGTTGCGAATGAACAACATCATGGACCATTTCATCACCGCATTTCTCGACCTGCAGTTGAAAGGTGTAGAGGAAAGGCGGCAGTATCTGGCTCTGCCGGTCAATTCTGAGGAAGGCTGGTTCGGCTTTCAATCGAGAGCCACGATAGGCTTAAAACTGGAGCATCTGGCGCCTCAGGAGTGA
- a CDS encoding amidase, which produces MDRRQFFRTGAVFGATVTLPSLIDSRLFAASLSANPVDLSAIELSAAIRQKHISCVEVMQAYVQHIHRYNPVYNAIVGLVDEEALIAQARDADDALARGEYRGWMHGMPHAVKDLTPVRGLLHTSGSPLFADRIADSDGSFVARLRSAGALFIGKTNSPEFGFGSQTYNPVFGPTASAFNPDLTAGGSSGGAGSGLGTHMLPVADGSDMMGSLRNPAAYNNVIGFRPSADLMRDTRPAMLPLSTSGPMGRNTADTIQLLQTMAPRPLPGEFNALDMGGLRIGWLGNLNDYLAMEAGIVELCEAALRRLATAGAGIDPVLPRFSLTDPWESWTTLRHAGRDSYRRYYGDPQARAMLKPEVIWEVEQGMLLSEQDVARANQIRTDWSAELERLFENHDFLAIPTAQVFPYSKHIAWPEYIGSRRMDTYHRWMEVVIPGSLAGLPVINVPVGFDGSGRPMGMQIMGRHGDDKRVLEFGLAYERLTEFLQRRPRLVAAAG; this is translated from the coding sequence ATGGACAGAAGGCAGTTTTTCAGGACAGGAGCCGTATTTGGAGCGACCGTCACATTACCTTCGCTGATCGACAGCAGACTGTTTGCTGCCAGCCTGTCAGCCAACCCGGTCGACCTGAGTGCCATCGAGTTGTCTGCGGCTATCAGGCAGAAACACATCAGTTGTGTCGAGGTGATGCAGGCCTATGTCCAACATATCCACCGCTACAATCCCGTCTACAATGCGATCGTAGGTCTGGTCGACGAAGAGGCGCTGATCGCGCAGGCTCGCGACGCAGACGACGCCCTGGCCAGAGGTGAATACCGTGGCTGGATGCATGGTATGCCCCACGCCGTCAAGGATCTGACTCCGGTCAGAGGGCTGCTGCATACCAGTGGTTCGCCACTGTTTGCCGACCGCATCGCCGACAGTGACGGGAGCTTTGTCGCCCGACTGCGCAGTGCCGGCGCCCTGTTTATCGGCAAGACCAATTCGCCGGAATTCGGCTTTGGTTCCCAGACTTATAATCCGGTATTCGGGCCGACCGCCAGCGCCTTCAATCCGGACCTGACGGCAGGTGGAAGCAGTGGTGGCGCCGGTTCCGGTCTCGGCACGCACATGCTGCCGGTGGCCGATGGCAGCGATATGATGGGTTCACTGAGGAATCCCGCCGCTTACAATAATGTCATCGGATTTCGACCAAGTGCCGATCTGATGCGTGATACCCGTCCTGCCATGCTGCCGCTGTCTACCAGCGGGCCCATGGGTAGAAATACCGCCGATACGATACAGTTGTTGCAGACTATGGCGCCACGTCCCCTGCCAGGCGAGTTCAATGCCCTCGATATGGGCGGGCTGCGTATCGGGTGGCTGGGTAATCTGAATGACTACCTGGCGATGGAAGCCGGTATTGTGGAGCTGTGCGAGGCGGCGTTGCGGCGGCTTGCAACCGCCGGCGCGGGTATTGACCCGGTGTTGCCCCGGTTTTCCCTCACCGATCCGTGGGAAAGCTGGACCACTTTACGTCATGCGGGGCGGGACAGTTACCGGCGTTACTACGGCGATCCCCAGGCCAGGGCCATGCTCAAGCCCGAAGTGATCTGGGAGGTTGAGCAGGGCATGCTGCTTTCCGAGCAGGATGTTGCACGAGCCAACCAGATACGCACAGACTGGTCTGCGGAACTGGAACGGTTGTTTGAAAACCATGATTTTCTTGCCATTCCCACGGCTCAGGTATTTCCGTATTCCAAGCACATAGCCTGGCCTGAGTATATCGGTAGCCGCAGGATGGATACCTATCACCGGTGGATGGAGGTGGTAATACCAGGCAGTCTCGCCGGGTTGCCGGTGATCAACGTGCCGGTGGGTTTTGATGGTAGCGGGCGGCCTATGGGAATGCAGATTATGGGCAGGCATGGTGACGACAAACGGGTTCTGGAGTTTGGTCTGGCCTATGAACGGCTCACCGAATTTCTTCAACGCCGACCTCGTCTCGTGGCTGCTGCCGGTTAA
- a CDS encoding YkvA family protein, giving the protein MSIDITFTLSNADLQRFEEIVARAKILVEEPDNARKVEEAAQQLLDQAAGSDLPDFIRERLLKLETLLNMVQDEEWQLEAQERKRVLSALSYFSLTEDLIPDHVPGVGFLDDAIYTEIVIQELDSELRLYNEFCQYRIAEENRRRNRGLDPRVGREDWLADKRSVLHSRMRARRSGGGGGPNWRTRFF; this is encoded by the coding sequence GTGTCTATTGATATCACTTTCACCCTCAGCAACGCCGATCTGCAACGTTTCGAAGAAATCGTCGCCAGGGCAAAAATACTGGTCGAGGAGCCGGACAACGCACGCAAGGTGGAAGAAGCCGCACAGCAATTGCTCGATCAGGCAGCCGGCAGCGATCTGCCGGATTTTATCCGTGAGCGACTCCTTAAACTGGAGACGCTGCTTAACATGGTGCAGGATGAGGAATGGCAATTAGAGGCGCAGGAGCGCAAGCGGGTCCTGTCCGCGCTGTCCTATTTTTCCCTGACTGAGGATCTGATCCCCGATCACGTGCCCGGGGTAGGCTTTCTGGACGACGCGATCTATACGGAGATTGTTATCCAGGAGCTCGATAGTGAACTGCGCCTGTACAACGAGTTCTGCCAGTATCGGATAGCCGAGGAAAACCGCCGCAGAAATCGCGGCCTGGACCCAAGGGTGGGCAGGGAGGACTGGCTCGCTGACAAGCGGTCGGTGCTGCATTCCAGGATGCGGGCGAGACGCTCCGGTGGCGGAGGAGGCCCGAACTGGCGGACCCGCTTTTTCTAG